A single bacterium DNA region contains:
- a CDS encoding O-antigen ligase family protein, with product MKARFNWVLVCLGIAIASLIGGHYYLGIQPVAPGFGVLQGFWEGDLQLAAEWLVTVLLVIAFCWVMVSNDVIRRPAAPIALLSVLFWFWIVSSATVAKQPYAASLEAARWGIALLTLFVVVALAGRGEFARALMVTIAIVGTLCALKGVWDFALSAYGDPGYRAFGPFFNPDYFAGFLVMSLMVTLGLLAGALGVGRTLFGTMATAQLFALLLTGSRFGLASFILAFIMFLFTLRWFGLSIKPILARSAAIIAIVILLVVLFTAQFHAFPGSRLAKGATTESHSGKFRLMTWKGTARMIAAQPILGHGIGSFQYAYPKYAFTGYTMLAHSSYMQLSAETGIMGLLLFLGLIIAWYVFVLQREKTPLNTASVTSIAMLIDDPRIYRAAVIAAITGACARNLVDSDLSIFANLITFWALIGLGLSLSVDAIAASFLPRGVRWLAASILGLSVITFYSTVGIASIYAGQADWAYQQAFKGENAQALLEDARSNIERAIVLDSHNSEYEMELGDVLLMQSSNIQEAQRVSVPHYQQAIRLQPSPKTYTRYASLLEYLANNTTSPDVRTQNLEIAIESLKKSLEFSPNDVGNKLRLAHIYERSGSPVLAYVAYQEMVKLEASPANQIQATPEFVEERFGEAYLKLAQKAISQNDYKTAIPLLESAVRIYEKYCIITRPLLKRFFEAGRPSIAGYTLSRDSEAMENYQKSLEALKSAYITQNQPEKARQTDELLEKNKADHALLKAPSTQ from the coding sequence ATGAAGGCGCGTTTTAATTGGGTTTTGGTTTGCTTAGGAATTGCGATAGCCTCACTTATTGGGGGGCATTACTATCTTGGCATCCAACCTGTTGCTCCCGGCTTTGGGGTTTTGCAAGGCTTCTGGGAAGGTGACCTCCAACTGGCCGCCGAATGGTTGGTAACAGTTTTATTGGTAATAGCTTTCTGTTGGGTGATGGTTTCAAACGATGTTATTCGCCGACCAGCAGCGCCGATAGCCTTGCTTTCAGTGCTCTTCTGGTTTTGGATTGTAAGTAGCGCCACTGTTGCGAAGCAGCCCTATGCGGCATCTCTTGAAGCTGCAAGATGGGGAATTGCGCTTCTTACTTTATTCGTTGTAGTCGCTTTGGCTGGTCGAGGTGAATTTGCCCGCGCCCTTATGGTTACAATTGCTATTGTCGGCACTCTCTGTGCGTTAAAGGGCGTTTGGGATTTTGCCCTTTCGGCTTATGGCGATCCGGGCTATCGGGCATTCGGCCCTTTCTTCAACCCTGATTACTTCGCAGGCTTTCTGGTAATGAGCCTTATGGTAACACTTGGGCTTCTTGCCGGAGCATTGGGTGTTGGCCGAACACTCTTTGGAACGATGGCGACCGCACAACTTTTCGCGTTGCTTTTAACCGGCTCTCGATTCGGTCTTGCTTCCTTTATATTGGCCTTCATTATGTTCCTTTTCACCCTCCGTTGGTTCGGCCTCTCAATTAAGCCAATCTTAGCGCGCTCGGCAGCAATTATCGCTATTGTAATATTGCTGGTAGTGCTGTTTACTGCCCAATTTCACGCTTTTCCTGGTTCAAGGCTAGCGAAAGGAGCAACCACCGAAAGTCATTCCGGAAAATTTAGACTTATGACTTGGAAAGGGACGGCGCGTATGATTGCCGCTCAACCGATCCTCGGTCACGGCATCGGCTCATTTCAGTATGCCTACCCAAAATATGCCTTCACTGGCTACACCATGCTAGCCCATAGCAGCTATATGCAATTGAGCGCGGAAACCGGCATTATGGGACTTTTGCTCTTTCTGGGATTGATAATAGCCTGGTACGTGTTTGTATTGCAGCGTGAGAAGACCCCTCTGAACACAGCTTCTGTCACGAGCATAGCGATGCTTATTGACGACCCGCGAATCTACAGGGCAGCTGTTATTGCTGCTATCACAGGCGCATGTGCGCGTAATCTTGTAGATTCAGACCTCTCAATATTTGCCAACCTTATCACTTTTTGGGCATTAATCGGACTTGGTTTGAGCCTATCGGTCGATGCGATTGCAGCCAGCTTTTTGCCAAGGGGCGTGCGTTGGTTGGCAGCTTCTATCTTGGGGTTATCAGTCATTACTTTCTACTCAACCGTTGGAATTGCCTCAATTTACGCAGGGCAAGCTGATTGGGCTTATCAACAAGCTTTTAAAGGTGAAAATGCTCAAGCGCTGCTTGAAGATGCGCGCAGCAATATAGAGCGGGCGATTGTTTTAGATAGCCACAACTCGGAATATGAAATGGAATTGGGAGATGTGCTTCTTATGCAATCTTCGAATATCCAAGAAGCGCAGCGAGTATCAGTCCCTCATTACCAGCAGGCAATCAGGCTTCAACCAAGCCCAAAGACCTATACGCGCTATGCCTCGCTTCTGGAATATCTCGCAAACAATACCACTTCTCCTGATGTCCGAACTCAAAATTTAGAAATCGCTATTGAATCTCTCAAGAAATCGCTTGAATTCAGTCCAAATGATGTGGGGAACAAACTTCGACTTGCCCATATCTACGAGCGGTCGGGTTCTCCAGTTTTGGCCTATGTTGCGTATCAAGAGATGGTTAAACTAGAAGCCAGTCCCGCCAATCAAATACAAGCCACTCCTGAGTTTGTTGAAGAGCGTTTTGGGGAAGCCTATCTCAAGCTGGCTCAAAAAGCGATTAGTCAAAACGACTACAAGACAGCAATCCCGTTGTTGGAATCGGCAGTCCGCATCTATGAAAAGTACTGCATCATCACTCGCCCTTTGCTGAAACGCTTTTTCGAAGCTGGGCGCCCAAGTATCGCCGGCTACACGTTAAGCCGTGATAGTGAGGCGATGGAAAACTATCAAAAATCTCTTGAAGCATTGAAGTCAGCCTACATCACCCAAAATCAACCGGAAAAAGCGCGACAAACAGATGAACTTTTGGAGAAGAATAAAGCAGATCATGCTCTCCTAAAAGCCCCCTCAACCCAGTAA
- a CDS encoding HAD family hydrolase — MENTQKTIFLDRDGVINEDRIEYVTNLSELTIFPFVPEAIARLNRAGYRVIVISNQQGIAKKVVTEDDLKAISENIQKTVQKSGGEIAHFYYCKHLKEDMCNCRKPKAGLILQAALDFGIKLEGCYLIGDTEKDLIAARSAGCTPILVLSGHTQPDMIPKLSTQPAYVAANLAEAVDWVLQ; from the coding sequence ATGGAAAATACGCAAAAAACTATCTTCCTTGACCGAGACGGGGTCATTAATGAAGACCGCATCGAATATGTGACTAACCTAAGCGAACTAACGATTTTCCCCTTTGTCCCCGAAGCGATTGCTCGTCTCAATCGTGCCGGTTATCGAGTGATTGTCATTTCCAACCAGCAAGGCATCGCCAAAAAAGTTGTAACGGAAGATGATTTGAAAGCGATTTCCGAGAATATACAGAAGACAGTCCAAAAATCAGGCGGAGAAATTGCACATTTCTATTACTGCAAACACCTGAAAGAGGATATGTGCAACTGCCGGAAGCCAAAAGCTGGACTTATCCTTCAGGCTGCCCTTGATTTTGGGATAAAATTAGAGGGTTGCTACCTCATCGGCGATACCGAAAAAGACCTCATTGCCGCCCGATCTGCAGGCTGTACCCCCATTCTTGTACTCAGCGGGCACACTCAGCCCGATATGATCCCCAAGTTATCCACACAACCGGCCTATGTCGCTGCTAATTTGGCGGAAGCTGTTGATTGGGTTCTTCAATAA
- the phoU gene encoding phosphate signaling complex protein PhoU, with amino-acid sequence MLHTRQAFDNELQALQQELLEMASFVEQMINDAVESLARQDPALALQVIIRDDIVDELDIDIEQRCLRLLALQQPMAIDLRIIGTAMKMITDIERVGDHSVDIAKAARKIMKESQPEMLVDIPRLSVMARAMLRESLQSFAKRDLDLVKKVCDEDDDVDRLYRELREQLHDIMRKNPDLVVQASWQLMIVHYLERVADHATNIAERVAFMETGRLEQLARTHRTDQSTGSALSESDE; translated from the coding sequence ATGTTACATACTCGTCAAGCGTTTGATAACGAATTACAGGCTTTGCAACAAGAGCTTCTCGAAATGGCTAGCTTTGTTGAGCAGATGATCAATGATGCTGTCGAATCTCTTGCACGCCAAGATCCCGCTCTTGCGCTTCAAGTGATTATCCGAGATGATATCGTTGACGAATTGGATATTGATATCGAGCAGCGATGTTTGCGTTTGCTTGCTCTTCAACAGCCCATGGCGATCGATTTGCGAATTATTGGAACCGCCATGAAGATGATTACGGATATTGAACGAGTGGGCGACCACTCAGTTGATATCGCAAAAGCTGCCCGAAAAATTATGAAAGAATCCCAACCTGAGATGTTGGTCGATATACCTCGCTTGAGTGTGATGGCTCGAGCAATGCTGCGTGAAAGTTTACAGTCTTTCGCCAAACGTGATTTAGACCTGGTTAAAAAGGTCTGTGATGAGGATGACGATGTCGACCGCTTGTATCGCGAGCTTCGCGAGCAGTTGCATGATATTATGCGAAAAAATCCCGATTTAGTTGTTCAAGCATCTTGGCAGCTTATGATTGTTCATTATCTTGAGCGCGTAGCTGACCACGCAACCAATATCGCTGAACGGGTCGCATTTATGGAGACCGGCAGACTCGAACAATTAGCTCGTACCCATCGAACCGACCAATCAACTGGCTCTGCACTATCT